A window from Nitrospira sp. ND1 encodes these proteins:
- a CDS encoding polyprenyl synthetase family protein, with amino-acid sequence MSNGPTTLTLHSMADVWDVYREELEGVEEQIRKNLDSSVALVNTVAAHILNSGGKRVRPLFVLLSAHLCGYAGQDHQALGSLVEFIHTATLLHDDVVDDADLRRGRRTASKVWGNQISILVGDYLYSRAICQIVDFRNQGINEALSEACRKMAEGEVLQLYYNGNPLMPESEYLRIIEHKTAGLIAASCKIGAIVGGATEELQEALFRFGQRLGIAFQLADDTLDYTANGEHLGKTLGQDLRQGKATLPLLHLLQHCSEPDRQLIKDRMETRTLTDEELRRIVGLMQEYGSIAYAMERARAFVAAAKRDLDLFHDNTAKRALAIAADYMVTRDR; translated from the coding sequence ATGTCGAACGGACCGACCACCCTCACGCTCCACAGCATGGCCGATGTGTGGGATGTGTATCGCGAAGAACTCGAGGGGGTCGAGGAACAGATCCGGAAAAATCTCGACTCCAGCGTCGCTCTCGTCAACACCGTAGCCGCCCACATCCTGAACAGCGGCGGCAAACGCGTCCGTCCCCTCTTCGTGCTCCTCAGCGCCCATCTCTGCGGATATGCCGGCCAGGACCATCAAGCACTCGGTAGCCTGGTTGAATTCATCCATACCGCCACCCTGCTGCACGACGACGTCGTCGATGACGCCGACCTGCGCCGGGGGCGCCGGACCGCGAGCAAAGTCTGGGGCAACCAAATCAGTATTCTCGTGGGCGACTATCTCTATTCGCGCGCGATCTGTCAGATCGTCGACTTCCGCAATCAAGGGATCAACGAGGCACTCTCGGAAGCATGCCGCAAGATGGCCGAAGGCGAAGTGCTGCAACTGTATTACAACGGCAATCCGCTGATGCCGGAGTCGGAATATCTCCGCATCATCGAACATAAGACCGCCGGATTGATTGCGGCGTCTTGCAAAATCGGCGCGATCGTCGGTGGCGCCACGGAAGAGTTACAAGAAGCGCTGTTCCGGTTCGGGCAGCGGCTGGGCATTGCATTCCAACTGGCGGACGATACGCTGGACTATACCGCCAACGGTGAACACCTGGGCAAAACACTCGGGCAGGACCTGCGGCAAGGGAAAGCGACCCTGCCGCTGCTGCACCTCCTGCAGCACTGCTCGGAGCCGGATCGGCAGCTGATCAAGGATCGCATGGAGACTCGCACCCTGACGGACGAGGAACTCCGCCGCATCGTCGGCTTGATGCAGGAGTATGGGTCCATCGCCTACGCCATGGAGCGGGCACGCGCGTTCGTCGCCGCCGCCAAACGCGATCTCGACCTGTTCCACGACAACACCGCCAAGCGCGCCCTGGCCATCGCCGCCGATTACATGGTGACTCGCGACCGCTGA